In Sinorhizobium sojae CCBAU 05684, a single window of DNA contains:
- a CDS encoding right-handed parallel beta-helix repeat-containing protein, whose protein sequence is MIENLEVNGNIVIEASNVTLKNIKLNSDTPWHAIYVTEGATGFTLMDSEIDGGGTTVNGVLGDGTFLRNNIHNVDNGINVTGASLIQDNYIHSLQGGPDAHYDGIEINGGSDIQILHNTVVNDHAQTSAIMLDNYFSGLSNIKVDGNYLVGGGYTVYLDDRFGGGTVDDASISITNNQIGGGYAGDFALYGNTPVMSGNVGLGETAPDAVADTAAPETGADTSAPDAGVVATAPDAVADTSTPDTSVVATAPDAIADTGTPDAGTVTTAPDTVADTAAPETGADTGTPDAGVVATAPDAVADTSTPDAGVVTTAPDTIADTSTPDAGTVTTAPDAVADTSTPDTGVVTTPPDTVADDVLPTTSDDVVSGGAGNDMANAGSGLGRFFDGAWADKFLSHENHGKTGGAHHFTKSDLSDFGTLDFSAFRDGAKAFDANDRLMSDASHKTHHFDSDGYGAPSEVLTALFDDDGHMPSASDFLFF, encoded by the coding sequence GTGATCGAAAATCTCGAGGTCAACGGCAACATCGTTATCGAAGCCAGTAACGTTACCCTCAAAAACATCAAGCTCAATTCGGACACCCCCTGGCACGCGATCTATGTCACGGAAGGTGCCACCGGGTTCACGCTGATGGACAGCGAGATCGACGGCGGCGGCACGACCGTCAACGGCGTGCTGGGAGACGGGACTTTCCTACGCAATAATATTCACAATGTTGACAATGGCATCAACGTTACGGGAGCTTCCCTGATCCAGGACAACTACATTCATAGTCTGCAGGGCGGCCCTGACGCTCACTATGACGGTATCGAAATCAACGGGGGCTCGGACATCCAGATCCTGCACAACACCGTTGTGAACGACCACGCCCAGACATCGGCAATCATGCTGGACAACTATTTCTCGGGCCTCTCGAACATTAAGGTTGACGGCAATTATCTGGTCGGAGGCGGCTACACCGTCTATCTCGACGATCGTTTCGGCGGCGGTACCGTCGACGACGCCTCGATCAGCATTACAAACAACCAGATCGGTGGCGGCTACGCCGGTGATTTCGCGCTTTATGGCAACACCCCGGTCATGTCCGGGAATGTAGGCCTCGGCGAAACCGCGCCGGACGCAGTTGCGGATACGGCCGCGCCGGAAACAGGTGCGGATACGAGCGCGCCGGATGCAGGTGTGGTTGCCACCGCGCCGGACGCAGTTGCGGACACGAGCACGCCGGATACAAGTGTGGTTGCCACCGCTCCGGACGCAATCGCGGATACGGGGACGCCGGATGCAGGTACGGTCACCACCGCGCCGGACACAGTTGCGGATACGGCCGCGCCGGAAACAGGTGCGGATACGGGGACGCCGGATGCAGGTGTGGTTGCCACCGCGCCGGACGCAGTTGCGGACACGAGCACGCCGGATGCAGGTGTGGTTACCACCGCTCCGGACACAATCGCGGACACGAGCACGCCGGATGCAGGTACGGTCACCACCGCGCCGGACGCAGTTGCGGATACGAGCACGCCGGACACAGGTGTGGTTACCACCCCGCCGGACACAGTTGCCGACGACGTCCTGCCAACCACGAGCGATGACGTGGTGTCGGGAGGAGCAGGCAATGATATGGCCAATGCTGGTTCGGGCCTGGGCCGGTTCTTCGACGGCGCTTGGGCTGACAAGTTCTTGTCTCACGAAAACCACGGCAAGACCGGTGGCGCCCACCACTTCACAAAATCCGACTTGTCAGATTTCGGAACTCTCGATTTCTCGGCCTTTAGGGACGGTGCAAAAGCGTTCGATGCTAACGATCGCTTAATGTCTGACGCCTCTCATAAGACCCACCATTTTGATAGCGATGGATATGGTGCGCCTTCGGAAGTCTTGACCGCTTTGTTCGACGACGACGGCCACATGCCGTCAGCTAGCGA